The nucleotide sequence tgtctgggccataactatgtcattcattgtgagattttacaattatttggcacatttgttcaccatcatgggacggtgtgtcgcacgaaagaatcacgtcaatatctccaatgtcaaggtcactacaacttaaaatagatttattttgaaacaaacttacaaagggggataattttgtttgttcatttcaaaagttcagtttgagttgtctcccttaatcagattttttttcacaatgaaaacctggttttgtgacaattttgtcccttgttaatacTAGATATGGGGAAGGGCCTAGTCTTCCAATTTTGGGAAAACAATGACAAAACTGTAAGGGGTAATCCATAAAGTACATCACTCAAAATTTAACCATTTTTACACGCACCCCCCACATGTAACTAACTATCACTTATTTCACTAATCTCATCCCCACCCTCCTAAAGTATgtcacacttaaaaaaaaattcttattatCACCTAATTAAACTTACATCTAATACACACTGCACTATTAAACTGTATTAACATATAACACGTAAAGAAGAACTATCACATTATTAAGATAACAGTGGAATAGCTAATTATTAACAGTTGTCAGTTATTAGTACTATTTTCTCAGCAAAAGGGTGGTCCTACATCAATTTTGAAAACAGTGTAGTAAAGTTCAATCATACGTGCACAAGATGACATCAAtctcatgaatattcatgatGTTTGACATATCCGcaattttattgtaaacatacacatgtttagtgtttttcccaggccattttagcgtggcgaaaagccacgctgCCCTCCTGGATCGCCTTTTCAATGGCAAATTTCGCCAcacgccctttttttcaaaggcaaatttagCCACgggcccttatcgataacatctttatttcatacgatctaacttggtccgcaaaatcagcttccttgattgtctgtgacgctccgactgtgcttgatttactcgagagacgtcaacgtctaatcgactataaattgagcagatttaatctataacagtgctcgatttataggtaggtcttactgactgctttaaagctgtgaattagtcatgcgtgaataaccctgtgtcagtatcaatcgataatgccaaaGACCATGTTATACGAAGTGCACTTTtaggtcggcaatgtgtactcctccacgataaaatcattacttcggagacttttgatgaaaaactcgatgttattctcgtggcaattgtgcattgcatgcattattcagttatatcaaaacatatttttacgcataattacaattaaaatcacaatcaaatttattctttatcgtattcgtctttaagataattagatctaattattgacaTAATTACTAAGACGTATCcttatttaacaaaatgtgaatcgcgtatacgatttaacgttgctatgcgcacctgtcgcttacattatttgacattttatcaaaatggcggactatacagaattaaattgtgactcggcaaaaatggcaaataacgtcgtaaaagaagggaattaacgatggagattatacattaaaaaggaattaatgaaatgtctgtgataatcaacgatgcataaaaatgttttagatagcaacaacattattaatttatttgtaatctactcggtggatgtatgtcatggaaacgagtgtttgcatattgttagcgatcaatttactcgcaatgttattttaaacatctgtcaagattattgttagaaaatgggataagacaaacatggtttcatttatatgttagtggatctgtgtataatcagattcatatgcatatattgctttattatttttgttttgctgtacagtttattgaaacagcatggaacttaaatgtacattgcaaggtaaatatgttaatataaatcatagtaagttaaatacatctattaccattaaatgtgcttgtttatattttttccacaATTACCTCTGATgtgattacatgtttctccctaattTAGGTATttacggaacgtttttgcccttttttgcctaaactgcgcgctaaaatgccctttttgaaagtaatgtgccatgcccctttgccctcctagGAAAAACACTAATGTTGATGCTGCTTTTGCAAGCAGTCCGAAAATCAGTACGGTTGGGATATTTCTTCTCATAAGTTTCTCAATGAACAGCATATTTAGTCaccataatgaaataaaatttatacgCATGATAAGATAAAACATTGctcatttaataaatttttagTTTTGTGCTTTACATCATAAAATAGtggttttattgataaataaGTGAGAGTGGTATTGGTTTTTTCTGCTATTCTCCCATTGAACTGATAATTAGGAATTGGCTTTTATCAGCGTTGCTAGTTATTCATTAAGCAGTAACTTACAAAATGTATCTAGATtgaatatgattataataatTGCAAATCTGAATCCTCAACATTTGGTATTATAATAATAACTAGTATAGAGTAACCCTGGGTTATATCATACACCTCCAGGAAAAAGACAGCGTAATCTCGATGATTCACTATTCGAAGAGGAAAGCTTTTGTTTTCTTGGTACAGTAGCTTTCATGCAACAGTATAGAATGTTCAAATCTATTTTAAACCTTTTAGTAAACCAATTAGATTGCACTTTATAAATATCAACGCATCAGGGTAAAACCGGACTTCCTAAGGCTTGTATCGGACACTAAAAAGGCTTAAATCGGACAGTTGTTGGTTGTATGTATTTCTGTTGTTGGGCTTAATCGTTATGTTATTTAAGCTGTGAAAAGCCTAAATATAGGTGAATTTGTATTTTGTAGTTATACTTTACGTATATATTTGCGATATACATCGCATACGTTTTCCCTGTTTGGGCATAGCTGAAAAGCGCGCAAATACAAGATAgacattgttattttatttttttttgtattttagttAATGGTCCGTTTCTTTGAATGTCTTTATTTTGCAACGAGGCCATGATGGTTCTTGAGCTCATCTTATAAAAGTAGAGCAAACACACCTAAGTTCTATAGGTCTTGCCATAGTATGGTGTCCGATAAACCCCAATAACTGAATAGCATTTTACGAAGCATAAACTACCTGGGGATTATCGGACAGTTtaagttttcttattttttttacaattcatgttatgtttgtaattgttttttattatgcttttaaaaagataaatatatcagtttaaatattttgtttactcACCACGGTATTCACTCATTTCACAACGTACTGTTACTTGTAAAATGACCGTTTTAAATGTTGCCTACTCTCCGATTTTTGCCAAGCTGAATTTGGGATGTCTTTCCAAACGAACTCACATCTTCCAATCAAAATCGCCCAGTTATTCCATCACCCAATTGGAGGATTGGTGACATGATACTATAAAAAcgtatttatagaatgtaaacagAGCTCAAACGGTTGAATGCGATGTcgttttgtaagtaaatattcGACTTTTTGTGGTTGTCCGACAAGCCCCGTGCGACAGATATAACCCAGGGTTACTCTATGACACCATTACGATCTGAATTTCTCCCACAGTGACATTACTATGCAACagaaaaaaattgatttaatgaTACTTCCGGCATGACTGAAGCAAGGCTATACATAAAACAAGGCTTCATAACAGCATAATAGTGATCCCAGTGATAGGAATCATGAACAACATATTCAGGAGATATGCATTTCATGCTATTTAAAACTGAAACTAATTAAGAAATGTctcataaaattatttttgaatatAATTTTCAAGCTATGAAATTccacaaaaataattaaaaaaataataaatttcttaataaataagaaatgagtttttaaaaaataatttgtgtcgtcacacatggcctgacccctACCCTTCACAAACTATTAATAACATTCCTTCTAAGCGTGATGTACTTTATGGACATCACCGAAGGGGAAACAATTTCCcaaagtaagcttgaaatttggggataaattgcatcattttaaagcattttttcttTTTGGAAGAAGCCTTTATAAGGCTAAAGAAGAAAAAGCTCTGGCATCTTAAACTGTTCTGTTGTATTTTGCCACATTAAGACTCTTAATAATTTGTATGCTCCCCCGAAAATTtagggggggagcatatagtcgccgcttcgtctgtccgtgcgtgtgtccgtccgtgcacaatttttgtccgggctatttctcagcaattaatgaccggaattcaattaaactttatgggaagcttcactaccaagaggacatgtgcatattatcagccggttcttgtctgatgatttttcacagagttatggccctttgaaattttccattaactgtacatatagtgcaattcttgtccaggctatttctcagcaactaatgaccggaattcaatgaaactttatgggaagcttcactaccaagaggacatctgcatattatcagcgggttcaagtcagatgatttttttcacggagttatgaccctttgaaattttccattaactgtacatatagtgcaattcttgtccgggctatttctgagcaactaatgaccggaattcaatgaaactttatgggaagcttcactaccaagaggacatgtgcatattatcagcgggttcttgtcagatgatttttttcacagagttatgggcctttgaaatattccattaactgtacatatagtgcaattcttctccgggctatttctcagcaacttatgaccggaattcaatgaaactttatgggaagcttcactaccaaaaggagatgtgcatattatcagccagttatggtccgatgatttttcacagacttatggccctttgaaatttttcattaactgtacatatagtgcaattcttgtccgggcgatttcCCAACAACTAATGACTGGTatccaatgaaactttatgggaagcttcactaccaagaggagatatgcatattatcagccggttctcgtcggatgatttttcacagagttatggccctttgaaattttccattgtacatgtagtgcaattcttgtccgagctatttctcagcaacttattacgggaattcaatgaaacttcatcggaagctttactaccaacaggagatgtgcatattatcagccggttatggtcggatgatttttcacagagttatagccctttgaaattttctataaactgtacatacatgtatagtgcaattcttgtccgggctatttctccccaactaatgactggaattcaatgaagctcatgggaagcttaactaccttgatgagatgtgcatgttatttgtgggttctggttagatgatttatttagagagttttTAAGTTGCTAatccatccattgtattattttgtccaaagttatgcccctcaagacgtttccttttatctgaatatatagtgcaatattgtgacaaaaaaacctttggggagcatcacccatatccgacggtttcttgtttaaataaggGTTCATAATACAAGtctacattaaattaattttataattcactattaacttgaaacttgtgtctaaacattttcataaaatgctAAAATGCAATCCTTGCATTGGTCTGCTTGTAAAATTTAATTGCTGGAAACTTGCTTGTGTCATTACTCATTTGTATAtatgtcttatttaataaacatgtctattttttctgttgttttttttttcatttgtcagCTTTTTAGCAAGTAAGACAACTGCAATACTAAGAAGCTATTCTTTTAACATAAAATGAATAGTTCtgagttaactctttcagtgctggaaccgaattttgcaggcctttgcaaacagtttggatccagatgagaagccacagaatgtggtgtctcatcaggatccaaactgtttgctattctgatagtattctttgaaaaaaaatcaaagaaaatgcttgttttagaaactcagcagacaacaaatttcccagcatgcaaagggttaactcaaTGCATTAAAACATGTCACTGGACATTTGCATTAAGGCTGGCCAATGATTATGCATATGCACAGCATTTATAAAGTTACTTGCCTTTACTTGGATATGagttttttattagctcacctgattgctcaggtgagcttttgtgactgggtTTGTCCatcgtatgtctgtccgtccgttaacatttgctcgtaaacactctagaggccacatttcttgtcccatcttcatgaaacttggtcagaagctttgtcccaatgaaatctcggccgagttcgaaactgggttatgctgggtcaaaaactaggtcaaaaaaagaaaaaccttgttaacactgtagaagtcacatttcatgcccaatcttcatgtaattttgtcaaaatgtttgtcttaatgatatcttagttgagttcaaaagtggttccaatctgttgaaaaacatggccgccagtgggcggggcagttttccttatttggctatagagaaaccttgtaatcactctagaagtcacaatttttgcccaatcattataaaaactggtcaaaacattggttcaattgatgtctcggacgatttcgaaaatgatcgagatcggtaaaaaaacatggccgccagtgagcggggcatttttctttatatgtatatagtggcagttttccctatttggctatagagaaaccttgtaaacactctagaagtcacaattttcgcccaattatcatgaaattttgtcaaaacattggttttattgatttctcggacgagtttgaaaatggtctggatcggtgaaaaacatggccgcggggaatttttctctatatgtatatagtgaaaacatgtgaacacagtagaagtcacattattggcccaattttcatgaaatttgctcagaaaatttgtttccttgatacgagagttgagttcaaaaatggttccggtcagttgaataacatggctgctgggattggggcagttttctcattatgccccctccccccctttcgaagaggaggggttatattgttttgctcatgtcggtcggtccgtcctccagatggtttccggatgataactcaagagcgcttatgccaaggatcatgaaacttcataggtacattgatcatgactcgcagatgacccctattgattttcaggtcactaggtcaaagtcacgatgacccgaaatagtaaaatggtttccggatgataactcaagaacgcttatgcctaggatcatgaaacttcatagatacattgatcatgactcgcagatgatccctattgattttcaggtcactagatcaaaggtcaaggtcacgatgacccaaagcagtaaaatggtttccggatgataactcaagaacgcttatgccttggatcatgaaacttcatagatacattgatcatgacttgcagataagccctattgattttcaggtcactaggtcaaaggtcaaggtcacaatgacccgaaatagtaaaacagtttccggatgataactcaagaacgcttaggcctaggatcatgaaacttcattggtacattgatcatgacttgtagatgacctctattgattttcaggtcactaggtcaaaggttaaggtcacagtgacccgaaatagtaaaatggtttccagatgataactcaagaacgcttatgcctaggatcatgaaacttcataggtacaatgatcatgactcaaagataaccccttttgattttcaggtcactaggtcaaggtcacggtgacctgaaatagtaaaatggtttctggatgataactcaagaatgcttatgcctaggttcatgaaacttcataggtatattgatcatgactcgcagatgacccctattgattatcaggtcactaggtcaaaggtcaaggttacagtgccaaaaaacgtattcacacaatggctgtcaaggtcacggtgactcaacttagaaaaatggtttccgaatgataactcaagaatgcttacgcctaggatcatgaaacttcataggtacattgatcatgacttgcagatgaaataatgatgaaacttgaccaggatgtttgtctggacactatctaggtcaagtttgacatttggtaaagattaaataaaccgactcctctcaggtgagcgaactagggccatcttggccctcttgttatatattttataagactccaatttgaaaaacaacaacattgaaataaacaagtTTAAATCTTCGaaccaatatttatttataaattgttataaCAGTAGTCATATAACATGAATATCTTTTTACTTACAATTTCTTAATTTTCTGCTTTAGAGACTGCCTCTCGATTTTGACGTCAAAGTCTTTGAAAAGAGAGGCGACTGCTCGTGTGAGAGTTGACATAAAATCAGACAGATCAAAGCCACAGATTGATGTTGAATTCAGTGAGTTGATGTGTTGTTTAAAAGTAGCAgtttcaaatatttgaaaaagtcAATATGGCACTGTAGATATGGTGTCTTTCAGAATGTcaagggtttgatccccactgtgggataATTCTTTAGATTTAGAAGACACTaggtactggttttacccaggatATGGACTCATGCATTTCAGTTAGCATTATGCTTTTGATGCAAtatagttaaaataaataggtttaaatgaaatacaaaaaaaatgcagCAGGCATGTATCAGTCATGCTGGGTTAAGGTTgttattcaaggtcaaaggttagaAACTCCAGTTCTATGTTCTCTTGTAAACATTGTTAGGGGCATTGTGATGATGTGCAGAAGACATGTCTGCACAAGGTCAACATTgttctttaaggtcaaaagttTGAGCCCCCATTTTTGTGTCTGCATCATATCTTCCATACCATTTAAAggattttgatgaaacttggcttAAATATTTTAGGTTATTAAGACACAAGGCACAAACCAGTCACACCAACCAGCTATGAAAATTAGTTTTAATGTTTAAGTAATTGAGACAAGGGCCAAAACTTAGGCATGAGTAGGTTATTCcagctaaaggtcaaggtcatacttaaaCTTAAAGGTCAAAAGGTAGAATCTCTTTTTTCATGACTGGTTTATATCTGCTATACCAATGGAAGGATTTTTATTGAACTTTTATTCAATGTGGCAGTGATTTACAGAAGGAATGAGTCAGTCATACtggctcaaggtcaaggtaataatTGAAGGTAAATATTTTAGCCCTTATCTCTCGTTGGTCCATATCTCCTCAACTCATTAAacgattttcatcaaacttgGCCATGTTTGTCAGTGAGACAGGAAACATATAAAAATGTAATGACAAGAAGAGAGGACGCATCGTCAAGGTTTCATTTATACTGAAGCAATAACGACTTTAATTTccaatatttcaaaatgtttttagcatataaatgtaaataatgttaGTGACATCAAAGTTTATGGCATGCTTTTTTCGGTTTAATTGTATCGTAATGCCATTCTCTATATACTAAGTGACATTATTTTACCTATTGAATGTTcgaatacaaaatgtaaatcatGCACTCTTCCCATCAAGTATATAGGGAACAACATAGGCAAAgtctaatctgtgacaacacttttaGCACATTCATAAAGACTGGTTGTCCCAGAAAGCGACTTGACTGCATTATGATTACATTCTGGCAAACCGTTTTTATTTTAGATGATGGTCATCAGTTGATCTTGAAGACGGAATATCTGAAATCTGGAGATATCCTTGAGAAAATGGATAAATTCTGTAAAGCAAAAGACACTAGCCAAGGGGAGGCTGATATAGCATTAACTAAAATGGCAGGAAAACAACAAAAGAAGAAGAAATAAATTTGGATTGTTATTCTAtggattaaattttgtttttgctacatctgtatgtatatatgtatgtaatgttGGAGAAagtaatatgtaaataaaaagaCTAAGTACATGTAGTGATAGTTGCATTATAGTTAATGGCAGTGTTAATTAGTAATGTACGGATAATGAACTAGAATTGACAAAAAGTCAAGATATGATTCTCAATCGCGATAGTAAACTTTGAATTCCATCAATCAGTTATTGAGAAATGATAATAGTGTTTTGCAGCTGAAAATTTTGTGCATTATAAAGATCAGTCACGTGTGTTCCTGTATACCTTAGTTACGTTGAATAAATGCAAATTGGATTcctaaaatgtaaaaataattttgtttcattCACTTCCCACTTTTTAAAGGaatacaatattgcaatatattcaaTACACAATTATTCTACTATCATATCTTACAGAATGTATTTGATACTCAACTTTCCAATCaaacaatatatgtatacaatcccaagttttttatacatttacataatttattgttAAGACCAGTACATATTAATAAACTGCAATCATTTCACTTGTATTATCCCCTGCCAGGGCGGCAGGATATAGTTTTGGTGTAGTCCATTCCTTCGTCTGTCACAAACTCGGAGCTAATTTCTCACTAACTGTATAAGATTTCAGcataaaacttcatggatgtatagatatcaataagtgtgccatgcacaagaaccataacctgacactttcttaaataaaagtaaaGGCCCTTTGTCAGGGCtgtatctcagatatgatacaggTTTTCAACacgaaactttatgggtgtaaaGATATCAATTAGAAGAATTGCAActcataaaaacaataacctttCACTTTGTTATTTTACAGTTATTTCCCTGTTTGTTCATTCGCTCTTTCGAAAAAGAAATTTAGGCTTACTGGTATATTGCAGTTTATTTATTAACCagattttccgaaggaaaaaactggttattagattggcgaatgtcggcgggcgggcagaacaagcatgtccgggccataacttcagtgttttttttatgtcccccactatagtagtaggggacatattgttatcacccgccagaggcggagggatgttgttttggcgttgtccgtcagtccggcacttttgtgtccggagccataacctgtgaagttctttggcggatttcatttaaacttggtatgagtatatatatgcataagaggatgatgcacgccaaatggcattgtacaccatctgttaaaaacagacttatggccctttgtatcttgaaaaaatgctttttagtgtccggagccatatcttggaagttctttggcggatttcatttaaacttggtatgagtatatatatgcataagaggatgatgcacgccaaatggcattgtacaccatctgttaaaaacagacttatggccctttgtatcttgaaaaaatgctttttagtgtccggagccatatcttggaagttctttggcggatttcatttaaacttggtatgagtatatatatgcataagaggatgatgcacgccaaatggcattgtacaccatctgttaaaaacagacttatggccctttgtatcttgaaaaaatgctttttagtgtccggagccatatcttggaagttctttggcggatttcatttaaacttggtatgagtatatatatgcataagaggatgatgcacgccaaatggcattgtacaccatctgttaaaaacagacttatggccctttgtatcttgaaaaaatgctttttagtgtccggagccatatcttggaagttctttggcggatttcattgaaacttggtatgagtatatatatgcataagaggatgatgcacgccaaatggcattgtacaccatctgttaaaaacagacttatggccctttgtatcttgaaaaaatgctttttagtgtccggagccatatcttggaagttctttggcggatttcattgaaacttggtatgagtatatatatacataagaggatgatgcacgccaaatggcattgtacaccatctgttaaaaacagacttatggccctttgtatcttgaaaaaatgctttttactataggcatttttgtgtccggagccatatcttggaagcgcttggGCGgattttctttgaaacttggtatgaatatattcccgcgccagaggcggagggatattgtttaggcgttgtccatccgtccggctgtccgtccggcacttttgtgtccggagccatatcttggaagtgctttggcggatttcatttaaacttgatatgagtatatatatatatgcataagaggatgatgcacgcccaatggcattgtacaccatctgttaaaaacagacttatggccctttgtatcttgaaaaaatgctttttactataggcacttttgtgtccggaaccaaaacttggaagcgctttggcatatttcatttaaacttggtatgagtatatatatgcataagaggatgatgcacgccaaatggcattgcacgacttattaattcccctaaataaattgtgaaggcttaagaaccttcctttgtcttagttttgtgttattgtcctccgtccctccatctatcattatgttcatccgtccaatttgcacccatcctcaaacaaagcatttgttgcgggggataccttgggcctctcaggccctcttgtttttgccctgtctgttggtttgtttgcgccaactttaacattttgcaataacttttgctatattgaagatagcaacttcatatttggcatgcatgtgtatctcatgaagctgcacattttgagtggtgaaaggtcaaggtcatccttcaaggtcagaggtcaaatatatgtggccaaaatcgctcattttatgaatactattgcaatattgaagatagcaacttgatatttggcatgcatgtgtacctcatggagctgcacattttgagtggtgaaaggtcaaggtcatccttcaaggtcagaggttaaatatatgtggcccaaatcgcttattttataaatacttttgcaatattgaagatagcaacttgatatttggcatgcatgtgcatctcatggagctgcgcattttgagtggtgaaaggtcaaggtcatccttcaaggtcagaggtcaaatatatgtggcccaaatcgcttattttatgaatacttttgcaatattgaagatagcaacttgatatttggcatgcatgaatatctcatggagctgcacattttgagtggtgaaaggtcaaggtcatccttcacaaggtcaaggtcatccttcaaggtcatacgTCAtatttcagttttgggggaagggggtcgggtcccctgagaggggggAAATTCGCGCTTAAAtggggaaaagggggaaatttctatgcttagctagtaacagtacaaaatcaagtttcaACACTATAATTaaccatacagagggagaaaaacataattcaaacacttttattcattaacatgttatgttcatgttcaaagttcaacatttctgggcttttcagcgaatttatcaattattctggtgacctcttcatcaagtctctccgtgtgcagacaaagtctgatcagggactccagtgtagcttccccaagcctgtttctctgtggcgtgcaaagcaggttgagcaaactaaacagtcttttaATACTCTCTTGACCGGACttttctggcgtttcactgctagcatttgaagaagactgacttttaagttgtacttgtttgaaaaga is from Dreissena polymorpha isolate Duluth1 chromosome 14, UMN_Dpol_1.0, whole genome shotgun sequence and encodes:
- the LOC127857164 gene encoding probable 39S ribosomal protein L53, mitochondrial, which codes for MKFKPIYISDFKRVALLLKDFHIKPVKTMKFSFDPYEPNTCSIRDCLSILTSKSLKREATARVRVDIKSDRSKPQIDVEFNDGHQLILKTEYLKSGDILEKMDKFCKAKDTSQGEADIALTKMAGKQQKKKK